The proteins below come from a single Polynucleobacter sp. MWH-UH23A genomic window:
- a CDS encoding secretin and TonB N-terminal domain-containing protein, with protein MTFKSKITNLWAVLLLVLLIAPATGSTPANTNLQAQISLQFTDIELAELLQILAKLGGTNFLLSESIKGKITVDLQNTPWQTALHSILASRGLRIIRNGDIYWIGLHAEIVAFQKFRREDAALPFGGDHINSPRQILIEARIVEADERFARELGVKLNHQASSINNNPENKISSNFDLSGSGLNGFNPAAVAATLVSKNASRLLQIELSALESEGQGKILSNPRIMTGDQVKATIEQGTELPYQTTSQNGSKLQFRKANLRLEVLPKIHPDGKISMLVGINKDTIGMKTEQGYAIDTKSLSSEVTVENGGTAIIGRIFQTTEREDEVKVPLLGDIPLLGHLFRHKSKLQDKTELLVFLTPTVLDKP; from the coding sequence ATGACTTTCAAATCCAAAATTACCAATCTGTGGGCAGTCCTCTTACTGGTTTTATTGATTGCCCCAGCTACAGGTTCGACCCCTGCAAACACAAATTTGCAGGCCCAAATTAGTCTGCAATTTACTGATATTGAGCTGGCTGAACTTTTACAAATTCTGGCAAAACTGGGTGGCACCAATTTTTTATTAAGCGAATCCATCAAAGGGAAGATCACAGTGGATCTTCAAAATACACCATGGCAAACAGCTCTTCATTCCATTTTGGCTAGCCGTGGTTTGCGCATCATTCGCAATGGCGACATTTATTGGATTGGACTCCATGCGGAAATTGTGGCATTCCAAAAATTTCGACGAGAAGATGCGGCACTTCCATTTGGTGGCGACCACATCAATAGCCCTAGACAGATTTTGATTGAGGCGCGGATTGTGGAAGCTGACGAACGCTTTGCACGAGAGCTTGGGGTAAAACTCAATCACCAGGCAAGCTCAATTAACAACAATCCAGAAAATAAAATTAGCAGCAATTTCGATCTATCTGGATCTGGTTTAAATGGCTTTAACCCTGCCGCAGTAGCGGCAACCTTGGTATCTAAGAACGCCAGCCGTCTTTTACAAATCGAGCTATCAGCACTGGAGTCTGAAGGACAAGGAAAGATTTTGTCCAATCCAAGAATCATGACTGGGGATCAAGTGAAAGCAACCATTGAACAAGGCACTGAGCTGCCCTACCAAACCACCTCACAAAATGGCAGCAAATTGCAATTCCGCAAAGCCAATCTTCGCTTGGAAGTTTTACCCAAGATTCATCCGGATGGAAAAATCTCCATGCTGGTAGGCATCAATAAAGACACGATTGGAATGAAAACAGAGCAAGGTTATGCCATCGATACTAAAAGCCTAAGTTCTGAAGTCACTGTAGAAAATGGAGGAACTGCAATCATCGGGCGAATCTTTCAAACCACAGAGCGAGAGGATGAAGTCAAAGTCCCTTTATTGGGAGATATCCCCCTTCTTGGCCATTTATTTCGCCATAAATCTAAATTACAAGACAAAACCGAACTCTTGGTCTTTCTTACCCCTACCGTCCTTGATAAACCCTAA
- a CDS encoding lipoprotein, with product MIAILYRTLGIAFLIPLIGCGVRGPLYMPNVPPAPTAPTEPEPKGKLYPPQTTSTTPTSNNISSSAK from the coding sequence ATGATAGCGATTCTTTATAGAACCCTTGGTATTGCCTTCCTAATACCCCTTATTGGATGTGGGGTTAGAGGTCCTTTATATATGCCAAATGTGCCACCAGCTCCAACTGCGCCAACAGAGCCAGAGCCCAAGGGCAAGCTCTATCCACCCCAAACTACATCAACCACACCAACAAGCAATAATATTTCTTCATCGGCTAAGTAA
- the aroB gene encoding 3-dehydroquinate synthase — protein sequence MKTLEVDLGNRSYPIYIGADLIDQSGLFKACEKSSSIFIVTNTTVAPLYAQRLTKTLETFGKTVRTIVLPDGESYKDWKNLQLIFDDLLKFGADRQTMLVALGGGVIGDMTGFAAASFMRGVRFIQVPTTLLAQVDSSVGGKTGINHPLGKNMIGAFHQPVAVIADLNTLKTLPARELSAGLAEVIKHGAIADAKFLDWIEANAKPLLACNTDAMSHAVLRSCEIKSAVVSADEREGGIRATLNFGHTFGHAIEAGMGYGEWLHGEAVGCGMVLGADLSCRLNYITKAEADRLTKIIQSMNLPIIPPKFGGERYLELMQVDKKTEGGQIRYVVLEKIGKAQIQGVPDAQVLETLTATGAA from the coding sequence ATGAAAACACTTGAAGTAGATCTTGGTAATCGTAGCTATCCTATTTACATCGGCGCTGATTTAATTGATCAGTCCGGTCTCTTTAAAGCCTGCGAAAAGTCGAGCTCTATCTTCATCGTTACTAATACTACTGTTGCACCCTTGTATGCACAGCGACTTACAAAGACCTTGGAAACTTTTGGAAAGACAGTTAGGACAATTGTTTTGCCTGACGGCGAGTCTTATAAAGACTGGAAAAATCTTCAGCTGATTTTTGATGACCTCCTAAAGTTTGGCGCCGATAGACAAACGATGCTAGTAGCCCTGGGTGGTGGCGTTATTGGTGATATGACAGGATTTGCGGCTGCGAGCTTTATGCGTGGTGTTCGTTTCATTCAAGTACCAACAACGCTTTTAGCTCAAGTAGATTCTTCCGTTGGCGGCAAAACAGGGATCAATCATCCGCTAGGCAAAAATATGATCGGCGCATTTCATCAGCCCGTTGCCGTCATTGCCGATCTGAATACTTTAAAGACGCTTCCTGCCAGAGAGCTCTCCGCAGGTTTAGCAGAAGTGATCAAGCATGGCGCTATTGCCGATGCCAAGTTTTTAGATTGGATTGAGGCAAATGCAAAGCCACTGCTGGCATGCAATACCGATGCAATGAGTCATGCTGTTTTACGGTCTTGTGAAATTAAATCAGCAGTGGTGTCAGCTGATGAGCGAGAAGGTGGAATTCGTGCAACCTTAAACTTTGGACACACATTTGGTCACGCCATTGAAGCGGGCATGGGCTATGGTGAATGGCTTCATGGTGAAGCCGTGGGATGTGGCATGGTCCTCGGCGCCGATTTATCTTGCCGTCTCAACTACATCACCAAGGCAGAAGCAGATCGCTTAACAAAAATTATTCAGTCCATGAATCTTCCGATCATTCCTCCAAAATTTGGTGGGGAACGCTATCTTGAACTCATGCAAGTAGACAAGAAAACCGAGGGCGGTCAAATCCGCTATGTTGTTCTAGAGAAAATCGGCAAGGCCCAAATTCAGGGGGTGCCAGATGCTCAGGTTCTTGAAACTTTGACCGCAACAGGGGCTGCTTAA
- a CDS encoding penicillin-binding protein 1A, giving the protein MALPPKDKPTFNRRPIRPPDRRPRQPGVNPGSPRQSSGSPLMKALLIIGVAVAFVVTLLFGYAFLVAKPNLPKISALTDYNPKTPLRIYTADKVLIGEFGEERRKVIPLNEIPRSMRNAVLAIEDDRFYSHGGVDYVGILRAAATNLRGHLSQGASTITMQVARNFFLSNEKTFSRKIYEVLLAWEIESQLTKDKILEIYMNQIFLGQRAFGFSSAAQIYFGKELKDITIAESAMLAGLPKAPSAYNPVTNFKRAKVRQEYILQRMRDLGYISTDEYQKAMAEELHIRGLGNEFAVRADFPAEMVRQLLFGQYGEAIYSQGIDVYTTISKADQDAAYRAVRRGIFEYDLRHAYRGPEGFIDLPEDPVKRQRAIDEALLAYPQLDDLQSGVVLDVKPKEMQVMIATGDTITIKGDGMKLAAASITDSTQPKKRLRPGAIVRLLSDDSIWKLAQLPQVEAAFVSMNPETGAILSLVGGFDFRRNQFNHVTQALRQPGSSFKPFIYAAAIEKGFAPSTMVNDAPLSIGSLETGSQAWEPKNYDGKYDGMMRLRNALAKSKNLVSVRIIRAIGPSYAQEYIQRFGFEPEKHPPYLTMALGAGSVTPLQMASAYSVFANGGYRVDPFLIDKMVDSKGTVLFEAKPASVGYGAPRVLDARTAFVMDSMLQEVTKTGTAASARGKLGRSDIAGKTGTTNESHDAWFAGYNPKVVAIAWIGFDKPASLGDRETGGGLALPMWISYMGTALRDVPQISREVPSGVTQLDGDWYVPDFATNGGVRELQ; this is encoded by the coding sequence ATGGCGCTTCCCCCAAAAGACAAGCCGACGTTTAATCGACGTCCCATTCGTCCGCCCGATAGACGTCCTCGTCAACCAGGAGTAAATCCAGGTTCACCTCGGCAATCATCTGGCAGTCCTTTGATGAAGGCATTGCTCATCATTGGTGTTGCGGTAGCTTTCGTGGTGACGCTGCTATTTGGCTATGCATTCTTGGTGGCAAAACCGAATTTGCCAAAAATTTCTGCTTTAACTGATTACAACCCAAAAACGCCTTTGCGCATTTACACCGCTGACAAAGTATTAATCGGTGAATTTGGTGAAGAACGCCGCAAAGTAATTCCCCTCAATGAGATTCCGCGCAGCATGCGTAATGCCGTGTTGGCCATTGAAGACGATCGCTTTTATTCCCATGGTGGTGTGGACTATGTGGGTATATTAAGAGCGGCAGCGACCAACCTACGTGGCCACCTGTCTCAGGGCGCTTCTACCATCACGATGCAGGTTGCGCGTAATTTCTTCTTGAGCAATGAAAAAACTTTCAGCCGAAAAATTTATGAAGTGCTGCTGGCTTGGGAGATTGAATCGCAATTAACAAAAGACAAGATCCTAGAAATCTATATGAACCAGATTTTCTTGGGTCAGCGAGCATTTGGATTTTCTAGTGCAGCACAAATTTATTTTGGCAAAGAGTTGAAGGATATTACGATCGCTGAATCTGCGATGTTGGCAGGCCTACCAAAAGCCCCATCTGCATACAACCCGGTAACGAATTTCAAGCGCGCCAAGGTGCGCCAAGAATATATCTTGCAGCGTATGCGTGATCTTGGGTATATCAGCACCGATGAGTATCAAAAGGCCATGGCAGAAGAGTTGCATATACGTGGACTAGGTAATGAGTTTGCTGTTCGCGCAGACTTCCCCGCTGAAATGGTGCGCCAGTTACTTTTCGGCCAATATGGTGAAGCGATCTATTCGCAGGGAATTGATGTTTACACAACTATTAGTAAGGCCGATCAAGATGCGGCTTATAGGGCGGTTCGTCGTGGGATTTTCGAATACGACTTGCGTCATGCTTACAGAGGTCCTGAAGGTTTTATTGATTTACCAGAGGACCCAGTCAAGCGACAACGCGCAATTGATGAAGCATTATTGGCCTATCCTCAATTAGATGACTTACAGTCCGGCGTCGTCTTAGACGTGAAGCCAAAAGAAATGCAGGTAATGATTGCTACTGGCGACACCATCACCATCAAGGGTGATGGTATGAAGTTGGCGGCAGCATCAATCACTGACAGCACTCAGCCTAAAAAACGTTTACGTCCTGGTGCTATAGTTAGATTGCTGTCTGATGATAGTATTTGGAAATTAGCGCAATTACCTCAAGTTGAGGCTGCGTTTGTTTCGATGAACCCCGAGACGGGCGCGATTCTTTCTTTAGTGGGCGGCTTTGATTTCCGTCGCAATCAATTTAATCACGTCACTCAAGCGCTACGGCAACCAGGCTCTTCATTTAAGCCTTTTATCTACGCCGCTGCAATTGAAAAAGGCTTTGCACCTAGCACTATGGTCAACGATGCGCCATTATCTATTGGTAGCCTAGAGACTGGTAGTCAAGCCTGGGAGCCGAAAAACTATGATGGTAAATATGACGGCATGATGCGTTTGCGTAATGCTCTAGCGAAATCAAAGAATTTAGTCTCTGTTCGTATCATTCGCGCGATTGGTCCTTCATATGCTCAGGAATATATTCAACGTTTTGGTTTTGAACCTGAAAAACATCCACCGTACTTAACTATGGCTCTTGGTGCTGGTTCAGTCACCCCATTGCAAATGGCTTCTGCGTATAGCGTATTTGCTAACGGTGGCTATCGCGTCGATCCATTCTTAATTGACAAGATGGTAGATTCAAAAGGCACCGTATTATTTGAAGCTAAACCTGCGAGTGTTGGCTATGGTGCGCCTAGGGTATTAGATGCGCGCACAGCATTTGTGATGGATAGCATGTTGCAAGAAGTAACCAAGACGGGTACTGCAGCAAGTGCCCGTGGCAAGTTGGGCCGCTCTGATATTGCTGGTAAAACCGGTACAACCAATGAGTCACACGATGCTTGGTTTGCTGGCTATAACCCTAAAGTCGTTGCCATAGCTTGGATAGGCTTTGATAAGCCTGCGAGCTTGGGCGACCGTGAGACGGGCGGCGGCTTGGCTCTGCCAATGTGGATCTCCTATATGGGCACAGCGTTAAGAGATGTTCCACAAATCTCTCGTGAAGTACCAAGCGGCGTAACTCAGCTTGATGGTGATTGGTATGTTCCCGACTTCGCAACCAATGGCGGAGTGCGCGAACTGCAGTAG
- the cyaY gene encoding iron donor protein CyaY: MNVSKRMIEYSTQALFMNANSSNVEAIDDKQFHQLGAQLLHSIEVALETADDELDLDLDVERQGGNVINIRFRDKSVIVVNTQPPLHEIWVAAKSGGYHYRWAGTIAQPVWLDTKTGKELLSDLSEFASVQAGQPIKIQLIKN, from the coding sequence ATGAATGTCTCTAAACGAATGATTGAATATAGCACGCAGGCCCTTTTTATGAATGCAAATAGCTCGAATGTAGAAGCCATTGATGACAAGCAGTTTCACCAGCTAGGCGCACAATTGTTGCACTCCATTGAGGTGGCTTTAGAGACTGCCGATGATGAGCTCGATTTAGACCTTGATGTTGAGCGACAAGGTGGCAATGTCATCAATATTCGATTTCGGGATAAAAGCGTCATCGTGGTCAATACACAACCGCCTTTGCATGAAATATGGGTGGCTGCAAAATCTGGCGGCTATCACTATCGTTGGGCTGGCACTATAGCTCAACCGGTGTGGCTCGATACAAAAACAGGTAAAGAGTTGCTAAGTGATCTTTCTGAATTTGCTAGCGTGCAAGCTGGTCAGCCAATCAAAATTCAACTAATAAAAAATTAA
- a CDS encoding shikimate kinase yields MNSTTNNIFLIGLMGAGKSTVGKVLAKKLGRRFLDADHVIEERCGVKIPVIFEMEGEEGFRKREAQAIREITNEHNIVLATGGGAVLLPENRKALSDHGTVIYLHANPIELWHRTKGSEGRPLLRNGDAKKILENLYAIRDPLYREIADHVIETGKPSVNQLVNTLIMQLELSA; encoded by the coding sequence GTGAACTCTACGACAAACAATATCTTTCTAATCGGCCTCATGGGCGCCGGAAAGTCGACCGTCGGTAAGGTTCTCGCCAAAAAATTAGGCCGCCGTTTTTTAGATGCTGATCATGTCATTGAAGAGCGTTGTGGCGTCAAGATTCCGGTGATCTTTGAAATGGAAGGCGAGGAAGGGTTTCGGAAACGTGAAGCTCAAGCTATTCGAGAAATCACAAACGAACACAATATTGTTTTAGCGACTGGCGGTGGGGCAGTGCTGCTTCCTGAAAATCGCAAAGCACTAAGCGATCATGGTACGGTTATTTATCTTCACGCAAATCCAATTGAGCTATGGCATCGCACCAAAGGTAGTGAAGGCCGTCCCTTGCTACGCAACGGTGACGCTAAAAAAATTCTAGAGAACCTATATGCAATTCGCGATCCTTTGTATCGAGAAATTGCTGACCACGTTATTGAGACTGGCAAGCCCAGCGTCAATCAACTGGTCAATACACTTATCATGCAGCTTGAACTTTCCGCTTGA
- a CDS encoding transposase → MARQARTVIPGQAMHVMVRGNNRETLFFKEEDRQIYLEWLRDAARQFSCAVHAFALMPNHVHLLLTPQNDDSLAKTMQSLGRRYAQYFNQQHHRSGTIWEGRYRSSLIDPDYFLRCQRYIELNPVRAGYESSPQDSKWTSFATHIGGNAEPWLMDHPQFWRLGNTPFERQMNWANIVKEGAPHWEDRQITESLIRSKPWVSDAYAKKLFKDSPELIQMRHRGRPKKIIPLNSVP, encoded by the coding sequence ATGGCTCGGCAAGCGCGTACTGTTATACCTGGCCAAGCAATGCATGTGATGGTTCGCGGCAACAACCGCGAAACACTTTTTTTCAAAGAAGAAGATCGACAAATTTATTTAGAGTGGTTACGTGACGCTGCAAGACAATTTTCTTGCGCGGTGCATGCATTTGCATTGATGCCAAATCATGTGCATTTATTGCTCACCCCGCAAAATGATGATTCACTTGCAAAAACAATGCAGTCCTTGGGTCGTCGTTACGCACAATACTTCAATCAGCAACATCATCGATCTGGAACGATTTGGGAAGGTAGGTACCGTTCTTCCCTGATTGACCCCGATTATTTTTTGCGTTGTCAGCGCTACATTGAACTAAATCCAGTAAGAGCCGGTTATGAATCTAGCCCCCAAGATTCCAAGTGGACTAGCTTTGCTACTCATATCGGTGGGAATGCAGAGCCTTGGCTTATGGACCACCCCCAATTTTGGAGGTTGGGAAATACTCCTTTTGAACGTCAGATGAATTGGGCCAATATTGTGAAGGAGGGCGCCCCCCATTGGGAAGATCGCCAAATCACAGAATCCTTAATTCGATCGAAGCCCTGGGTAAGCGATGCCTACGCTAAGAAGTTATTCAAAGATTCGCCAGAGTTGATTCAAATGCGCCACAGAGGACGCCCGAAGAAAATAATCCCTTTAAATTCAGTGCCATAG